The sequence below is a genomic window from Blastopirellula retiformator.
ATTCGCAACACTTCGGCGATTACCGGCGTCACCTTTGGGATGGACGAAAGTCCCGATATTGCGGCCGCGTTCCTCAACATCAATTTTGATTCAAGTATCGTAACGCCCACCGATGCCGGAAGTTTCGCCGCCCCCTTTGACAACGATGGCGGAATCGTCCCCGCCATTGATGGCAACTCGATTGTCAATGCTGGCGGCGGCACCACGTTCAGCGATTCGCAGGTAACCGGGGGCTGGGAAAGCAATCAGTTGCTTTACACCGTCGAATTTAACCCGACGCAGTCCGGCGCCTTCATGCTGCAAGGCGAGATGGCGAATCTTGAGGACGAAAACGACCCGGACCAAAACGCCGCCGCGGTCGTCTTCACCGATGCCCGGATCGAGCAAAACGGGATGGTTACCCAGCTCGACATCGTCAACTTGGCCTTCCCTAAATTTAACGTCACCGTCCTGCAGCGTCCTGGCGCCAACAACGACAGCGTCGACGTCTCGGCCGACCTGGTTAACGAGATCGAAGCGGGCGACACGCGAATCGTCGAAATCGATGGCGTGAATTACCTGGCGATCGACGTCAAGGCGAACGATCTCAACTTCAATGGCGATCCGCTCACCGACGGCTCGGAGGTCGATCTGGCCTTGGGCAATTCGATCGCCATCGACGAGCTTCCCGATGATCAGGCCCTGCAGCAACGGGTAATGATTTACACCCAAACCGATTACGCGATCGCTGGCTTCAGCGACGAGTATCTGGTCTATCTGTTGCCGAGCGACCAATCGGGCGTTGAATCGTTTGAATACATGATCACCGACCCGAATGCAGTCGAGGATCCGACGACGGCGACCGTCACCGTCAACATCGCCCAGGTGCTCGTCGCCGTTGATGACGGCGACGCGACCACGCCGTTCGCCGAAGTCGAGCCGAACCAAACCGTCACGCTGCTTGTTCTGGAAGAAGTTAACGCTCCCGACTTCACTGGCGAAAACCCAGACTTCATCGCTGGCGACGGCATGGAAGACTCGCTTGGTAACATCGTCATTACGGATGTCGCCGGTCAGGCGTTTGACGATGGCCGCCTTGTAATCGCCGCCGACGGCAAATCGCTGGCGTACACGGGGGCAGCGCTTCCAGGCCTAGAAACCTTCACCTACACGATCACCTACGTCGATGACCTGGGCGATCCGATCCTGGACGACCTGAATCAGCCGATTACCGACATGGCGACCGTTACGGTTCGCATTCCGATCAACAGTCGGATCGGCGGAGGCCTCTATTTTGACGTCAACAACAACGGCGCCTGGGATGGCAACGGCTCGACCAGCGCTACGCCGGAACAGTTTATCGGCGGCATCCGGGTTGAGCTGTACGATGGCGGCACGCTGGTCGCCGAGACCTTCTCTTCGGAAGCGGATGGAACGTTCGAGTTCCTCCGCATCGAGGAAGGCACCTATTCGATCAAGATCAACCAGCCGAAGTTCGTCTACAAGTTCGGTACCGGCCTCTCTGGAGCGTTGCCGGCCAATTGGAGCGTGCAAAGCGACGGTTCGGTGGTCATCAGCAACATGACCATCAGCGCCACTGGCGTGCTGGAGTTCAACGGTTTGAACCTCGGTTACCTGGGACGCACCGGCGCCTATCGTGGTTTGGCGGACCAACTTTCCGACGTTGGTGACGAATCGATCACCTTCGCGGTTTCCAAGCAGGCGGACGGTTCCGGCGTGCTAGAATGGTACTCGGTCGACGAAGGTTGGTCCGAACTGGTGAAGATCGACGGGTTCCTGTTCAACTCGACGACCAAGACCGGCCAGGCCGTTCTGCTCATCGATCAGGATGGGGATTCGGCGACCCCGGACGTCGTCGCTCCGATCACGTTCTCGCCGAACCATCCGAACTTCGTCTTGATCGCCGATACGGATGACGCCGTCATCTT
It includes:
- a CDS encoding dockerin type I domain-containing protein, which encodes MLASDLNAWHNPTLAHDVNGDNLVDHNDLEIVVSQLRLGSRSLSSSSQSAGGLEGEQVVYLDINNDGLFTPMDLNSLLGELLEAEDAGKEYSAAFTFEIIQEDDMSNPVVIGTAVTDFDPNSQDPIIFPEDIEVEQKPFTLNIYIRNTSAITGVTFGMDESPDIAAAFLNINFDSSIVTPTDAGSFAAPFDNDGGIVPAIDGNSIVNAGGGTTFSDSQVTGGWESNQLLYTVEFNPTQSGAFMLQGEMANLEDENDPDQNAAAVVFTDARIEQNGMVTQLDIVNLAFPKFNVTVLQRPGANNDSVDVSADLVNEIEAGDTRIVEIDGVNYLAIDVKANDLNFNGDPLTDGSEVDLALGNSIAIDELPDDQALQQRVMIYTQTDYAIAGFSDEYLVYLLPSDQSGVESFEYMITDPNAVEDPTTATVTVNIAQVLVAVDDGDATTPFAEVEPNQTVTLLVLEEVNAPDFTGENPDFIAGDGMEDSLGNIVITDVAGQAFDDGRLVIAADGKSLAYTGAALPGLETFTYTITYVDDLGDPILDDLNQPITDMATVTVRIPINSRIGGGLYFDVNNNGAWDGNGSTSATPEQFIGGIRVELYDGGTLVAETFSSEADGTFEFLRIEEGTYSIKINQPKFVYKFGTGLSGALPANWSVQSDGSVVISNMTISATGVLEFNGLNLGYLGRTGAYRGLADQLSDVGDESITFAVSKQADGSGVLEWYSVDEGWSELVKIDGFLFNSTTKTGQAVLLIDQDGDSATPDVVAPITFSPNHPNFVLIADTDDAVIFMLNGDIETIVDHLSTVDVAFSDF